A DNA window from Lutra lutra chromosome 8, mLutLut1.2, whole genome shotgun sequence contains the following coding sequences:
- the TRABD gene encoding traB domain-containing protein isoform X2 — protein sequence MEGEEKQPSQEADTEPVVTVGASEVVPRVLSGESQNLSDADALTLLLEMKLRRRRERPSLPRTVTELVAEDGSRVYVVGTAHFSDDSKKDVVKTIREVQPDVVVVELCQYRVSMLKMDESTLLQEAKEISLEKLQQAVRQNGVMSGLMQMLLLKVSAHITEQLGMAPGGEFREAFKEASKVPFCKFHLGDRPIPVTFKRAIAALSFWQKVKLAWGLCFLSDPISKDDVERCKQKDLLEQMMAEMIGEFPDLHRTIVSERDVYLTYMLRQAARRLELPRSSDAEPRKCVPSVVVGVVGMGHVPGIEKNWTTDLNIQEIMTVSRLAVKAAFVGLLGYGLYWMGRRATSLVLSLPVTQYCLQRVSSARPHK from the exons atggagggggaggagaagcagccgTCCCAGGAG gCTGACACGGAACCTGTTGTGACAGTGGGGGCTTCAGAGGTGGTGCCCAGGGTGCTTTCTGGAGAATCCCAGAACCTGT CCGACGCGGACGCGCTGACCCTCCTCCTGGAGATGAAGCTGAGGCGGCGGCGAGAGCGGCCCAGCCTGCCGCGCACGGTGACCGAGCTGGTGGCCGAGGACGGGAGCAGGGTGTACGTGGTGGGCACGGCCCACTTCAGTGACGACAGCAAGAAGGACGTGGTGAAG ACCATCCGGGAAGTGCAGCCTGACGTGGTGGTCGTGGAGCTCTGCCAGTACCGCGTGTCCATGCTGAAGATGGACGAGAGCACGCTGCTCCAGGAGGCCAAGGAGATCAGCCTGGAGAAGCTTCAGCAGGCCGTGAGGCAG AACGGGGTCATGTCCGGACTCATGCAGATGCTGCTGCTGAAAGTGTCAGCCCACATCACTGAGCAGCTGGGCATGGCTCCTGGTGGCGAGTTCAGGGAGGCCTTCAAGGAG GCCAGCAAGGTACCCTTCTGCAAGTTCCACCTGGGCGACCGGCCCATCCCCGTCACCTTCAAGAGGGCCATCGCGGCGTTGTCCTTCTGGCAGAAGGTGAAGCTGGCCTGGGGCCTGTGCTTCCTGTCAGACCCCATCAG CAAGGACGACGTGGAGCGCTGTAAGCAGAAGGACCTGCTGGAGCAGATGATGGCGGAGATGATCGGCGAGTTCCCCGACCTGCACCGCACCATCGTCTCGGAGCGCGACGTCTACCTGACCTACATGCTGCGGCAGGCGGCCCGGCGCCTCGAGCTGCCGCGCTCCTCCGACG CTGAGCCCAGGAAGTGCGTCCCGTCCGTGGTGGTGGGCGTCGTGGGCATGGGCCACGTCCCGGGCATCGAGAAGAACTGGACCACGGACCTCAACATCCaggagatcatgac AGTGTCCCGGCTGGCCGTGAAGGCCGCCTTCGTGGGCCTGCTGGGCTACGGCCTCTACTGGATGGGACGCCGCGCCACCAGCCTGGTCCTGTCGCTGCCTGTCACTCAGTACTGTCTGCAGAGGGTGTCCTCGGCCCGACCGCACAAATAG
- the TRABD gene encoding traB domain-containing protein isoform X1, producing MEGEEKQPSQEADTEPVVTVGASEVVPRVLSGESQNLSDADALTLLLEMKLRRRRERPSLPRTVTELVAEDGSRVYVVGTAHFSDDSKKDVVKTIREVQPDVVVVELCQYRVSMLKMDESTLLQEAKEISLEKLQQAVRQNGVMSGLMQMLLLKVSAHITEQLGMAPGGEFREAFKEASKVPFCKFHLGDRPIPVTFKRAIAALSFWQKVKLAWGLCFLSDPISKDDVERCKQKDLLEQMMAEMIGEFPDLHRTIVSERDVYLTYMLRQAARRLELPRSSDAEPRKCVPSVVVGVVGMGHVPGIEKNWTTDLNIQEIMTVPPPSISGRVSRLAVKAAFVGLLGYGLYWMGRRATSLVLSLPVTQYCLQRVSSARPHK from the exons atggagggggaggagaagcagccgTCCCAGGAG gCTGACACGGAACCTGTTGTGACAGTGGGGGCTTCAGAGGTGGTGCCCAGGGTGCTTTCTGGAGAATCCCAGAACCTGT CCGACGCGGACGCGCTGACCCTCCTCCTGGAGATGAAGCTGAGGCGGCGGCGAGAGCGGCCCAGCCTGCCGCGCACGGTGACCGAGCTGGTGGCCGAGGACGGGAGCAGGGTGTACGTGGTGGGCACGGCCCACTTCAGTGACGACAGCAAGAAGGACGTGGTGAAG ACCATCCGGGAAGTGCAGCCTGACGTGGTGGTCGTGGAGCTCTGCCAGTACCGCGTGTCCATGCTGAAGATGGACGAGAGCACGCTGCTCCAGGAGGCCAAGGAGATCAGCCTGGAGAAGCTTCAGCAGGCCGTGAGGCAG AACGGGGTCATGTCCGGACTCATGCAGATGCTGCTGCTGAAAGTGTCAGCCCACATCACTGAGCAGCTGGGCATGGCTCCTGGTGGCGAGTTCAGGGAGGCCTTCAAGGAG GCCAGCAAGGTACCCTTCTGCAAGTTCCACCTGGGCGACCGGCCCATCCCCGTCACCTTCAAGAGGGCCATCGCGGCGTTGTCCTTCTGGCAGAAGGTGAAGCTGGCCTGGGGCCTGTGCTTCCTGTCAGACCCCATCAG CAAGGACGACGTGGAGCGCTGTAAGCAGAAGGACCTGCTGGAGCAGATGATGGCGGAGATGATCGGCGAGTTCCCCGACCTGCACCGCACCATCGTCTCGGAGCGCGACGTCTACCTGACCTACATGCTGCGGCAGGCGGCCCGGCGCCTCGAGCTGCCGCGCTCCTCCGACG CTGAGCCCAGGAAGTGCGTCCCGTCCGTGGTGGTGGGCGTCGTGGGCATGGGCCACGTCCCGGGCATCGAGAAGAACTGGACCACGGACCTCAACATCCaggagatcatgac cgTCCCCCCGCCGTCCATCTCCGGCAGAGTGTCCCGGCTGGCCGTGAAGGCCGCCTTCGTGGGCCTGCTGGGCTACGGCCTCTACTGGATGGGACGCCGCGCCACCAGCCTGGTCCTGTCGCTGCCTGTCACTCAGTACTGTCTGCAGAGGGTGTCCTCGGCCCGACCGCACAAATAG
- the LOC125106186 gene encoding LOW QUALITY PROTEIN: angiopoietin-related protein 5-like (The sequence of the model RefSeq protein was modified relative to this genomic sequence to represent the inferred CDS: deleted 2 bases in 1 codon) — MPATILRSRTGHAARASPVCVVAAPGHASVTHLCGPPGARGPAPLCLLTQCLTKSGETRGCEPGWTVLFLSRSMAACPMLGLAALLCLSAPQANSVVQYRQPVHVVLLEPQGRDCSHIWAERPRAPSGVYTVQPEGASTPFKVLCDMRPDGGWTVIQSRDQGRGTPLDFERCWQEYKQGFGDLRGDHWLGLEHISSLTSQPGLRSELSVDLLDADNHTLQAHYDDFRVGREERFYPLTLGQYSGNAGDAFRGLGHTDSQEGCGFSTLDRDHDRCSPCVDGAQTFTSCSHDRSGAGWWYSDCGRADLNGLWPEQAGAASGMRWAAGDHQPTLRASVLRVHTTASGKV; from the exons ATGCCCGCCACCATTCTGCGGTCCCGCACGGGGCACGCAGCCCGGGCATCTCCTGTGTGTGTCGTCGCCGCTCCTGGTCACGCGTCTGTGACGCATCTGTGTGGCCCGCCCGGGGCCCGGGGTCCTGCTCCATTGTGTTTG TTGACTCAGTGTCTCACAAAATCAGGTGAAACCCGCGGCTGTGAGCCGGGCTGGACCGTGCTCTTCCTGTCAC GAAGCATGGCCGCCTGCCCCATGCTGGGTCTCGctgctctcctctgcctctctgcgcCCCAGGCCAACTCCGTGGTGCAGTATCGACAGCCG GTGCACGTGGTGCTTCTGGAACCCCAAG GGAGGGACTGCTCTCACATCTGGGCGGAGAGACCCCGCGCCCCGAGCGGTGTGTACACCGTCCAGCCAGAAGGAGCCAGCACCCCCTTCAAG GTTCTCTGTGACATGCGCCCGGACGGTGGCTGGACAGTGATTCAGAGCCGAGACCAGGGCCGGGGGACGCCTCTGGACTTCGAGAGGTGCTGGCAGGAGTACAAACAGGGCTTCGGAGACCTGAGAG gTGACCACTGGCTGGGGCTGGAACACATCTCTAGCCTGACCTCCCAGCCGGGCCTGCGCTCCGAGCTGAGCGTGGATCTCCTGGACGCGGACAACCATACGCTGCAGGCCCACTACGATGACTTCCGCGTGGGCAGGGAGGAACGGTTTTACCCGCTGACCCTCGGCCAGTACTCAGGGAATGCAG GGGATGCGTTCCGGGGCTTGGGCCACACGGACAGCCAGGAGGGCTGTGGCTTCAGCACGCTGGACCGTGACCATGACCGCTGCTCGCCTTGCGTGGACGGCGCCCAGACCTTCACCAGCTGCAGCCACGATCGCTCGGGCGCTGGATGGTGGTACAGCGACTGCGGCCGTGCTGACCTCAACGGGCTGTGGCCGGAGCAGGCAGGGGCCGCCTCGGGCATGCGCTGGGCTGCTGGTGACCACCAGCCCACCCTGCGCGCCAGCGTGCTGCGCGTGCACACCACTGCTTCCGGCAAGGTCTAG